CTTTAAGTATTTTAAGTGCATCGATAAATACGCACACAGATATGTGCACAAAAATACGTGCACAAATATACACGAAAATACgtacttttccttttttgaaaaccGCCGCGAGGATACACCCCCTCGAGACGCGTCAAAGACAAGTGCGTTTGGCGGTGGCGCCAACCTGTAGCTGCTTAGGGCGTCCCCGTTGTTGTAGAGCAAGTGAACGTGGGCAGAGCCACAGCTGGGCgggtgcacatatatatatttaaatatacgCTTATATACACACGATTGTACATCCCTGCGCAAGGTGGACTACCGAGCGAACAACGCCAACGTCGATCCCCACAGAGAAAAGCATCGCGCAGTAATTATGAATTTACCCCACGATATCATCCCGTCGAACGCGAACGAGAATTTGATCCCCAGAAATGTGGACGCGAAGAACAGGTACAAGCGACCACCGTTTTCCGGCATGGACATCAGTAGCCACTTGAGCATTCTTCCCTTCCCACAGTACAACGctaatttccttttcacgAACGACaccaaattgaaaatgtataaaaacaAAGTGTTTGGCATCCCAATTGATATCACCGACTTGAGGGAGAAGTCCAAACATTTTAACAACACCATTGGGGGTAGCGACAACGGGAGGAGAAACTTAACCTATCAAATGGTTGCCAAGAATGATGTAcaagaaaaggcaaaacacATTTACCAACCAGCCATACCGAAAACTGCGTTTGCCTTGCAGCTCTTGAAGAGAAATATGAAGGGCACATGCGGAATGTACCTAGAGAAGTGCAAGCGAGTGATTATTTTTGATTTGGATGATACGCTCATTCCGACCAACTGGATCAGATCCTTTTTACTCACCAGGTGTGCAGTTAGCTATAAGCAGGGCATCAAAGAATTGAAGAAGGAAATTcagttaaataaaaaatgcaacttTGAGTCAGTTGCTTGCTCCGTAATACATTTGGCCATGTCCTTGTCGCACACCGTATTCATCGTGACCAATGCGCGTAGCGACAAGTGGATCGAGACAGTCAGGTGGCTTTTCCCGCGCTTTTCGAAGCTGCTTCTGTACTGCCAAATTCCAATCATACGCACGGACCAGCAGATGGAGCCCTCCCCCCTCAACGTGCATGAGTATTTTCGCTTCTGGATGAGCGCCAAGGTGTGTGCGCGTGTGCCATACGCTGCTATGCAGATGTGCCTTCCCCGCGAGGGTGCCTAGACTCCAACCTTCGCACGTTCTCCCCTTAatgtgctccccccccttcccccacgcaccgcagaaaaaaaagtttgatGACATTCTTAAGCAGCACTGCACCCTCTACCGCCCCTACATCTCGAACAAAATTGATTTCATTTCCCTGGGCGACACCGACTTTGAGGAAGTGGCGACTTATGTGAGGCTGCAATATGTGAGAGCCCGCCCCGCAGTTGGGGGTGGGCGCCCACCAGTGCATAGCAGAGTGCCAATGTGCTAGTGTGTGTGCCGATATACCAGTGTGTGTGCCGATATACCAATGTGTTCACCGATGCGAATACATACACCATCGCACGCACATGGccccgccgctacccccTTGCAGGAGTTACAACTGGCCAACACGGGACTAATCAACAGAGCCTTCAACGTGAAGGTGCAGGCGGGCCTGTCCCTGGAGGACTTCACAGGGGtgagaaaaggggaaaggcgGCCACGCGTTTGCAAAGTAGCCGACGTGTGCGCACTGTATGGCAGTGTATGCACAATTAGGCGATGTGTGCGCACGAGCATGGCAGCGTATGCGTACGTAGGTACCCGCTGATGGCGCTTCTCCGCGCTTGCTATGTATGTCCCTTTCTTTGCTCACCTCCGTACCCATCCGTGAACCTCCGCAGCAACTGAAGCTCATCCAAGTGGCCTTGTCCATAATCGCCAAGGGGTCCTACGCGTACAAATATTTGGCTCTGTCCGGATCAgttcaaattaaaatgtaagtGGGGGAATGGAGGTGCAGGGAGGTGGGAGCGATGTGACCACGAGAGTGGTTCACCCGTTAGGCCACCCGGCCATTTAGAACTCTccaatatatacattttttttcatacttttttttcgagcaGGTTCTCATAGACGGGGAGATTCGCagctctctctctctctctccttatctcttttttttttttttttggtaactTGATGACTATTTtgatccccttttttcatgcCAAATTAGGGTCATCAAATTCGaattaaccatttttaagCATTTAATTTGCCCAGTTTGAAGCGCGAGCCAACTGAAGTGTTtgagttttttcccctaattCAGATCTTCCTACTTGTGTTATATGGGGGCCACATGAGTATAGCAGCCGTTACAGTGGGCTGACATACGTATGTGTACCTAGTCACATGTGGACggacgctttttttttttttttttttttaagttcctACTGAAATGAAAGCCTCTTTCTCTTTGTAAAATTATGCTTTACATAAACTCAACCTTTTGaacgtgtattttttttccttccgaTGCTGTCGTGTGTAGTTCGAGTGTCTCCCCTCGTGGGGGGGGTGTTAAAtctacacatgtgcatatatgcatgtgtacAAGGACAAGCGTCGCCTTGCGCATGTGTCTACCCGCACATGTGGGCAGAGCTGTTGGCCCTTTTGGAAGGAACACCTGTGCCCGAAGAGGCGCGACCCCTCCCACAGGCATGCACGAACGCGTAAATGtgaatgttttaaaatttttttttgttttaatatgTAAACTAAACGCATGTACGTGTCGAATGGGTAAATTCTTTTAAGGCTTCAGGGGCATGTGCTGCTCCTGGAGGGGAGGGTTGAgtgagattttttttttttttttttttaaatatttttctttcagtTTATTTGCTCTTAAGTGctcattaatttttctcttttaaagaattttgcttaattttataattatctttttttgaTGAACCTGTTTGGATCACCTCTCTGCGTTTGAGAGGGATGCACAGGGGCGCAAGGAAAAAGGGTGCATTGCGTCGACCCCAGCGTATAGtgcgcgtgtgtgtgtgcacatgcaGTGAAGAAATCCACAAGACAGAAGGAGTGACCGACCGGCATGTACCGTTTGGcattttttggagaaaatggGGAGAGTATTTCCACTCCCCTACGAACGTTTTAAGTGGTTTTGCCGTTTTTACGCCGCTCCTCCTCGGTAGGCAAAAATGCGGGCTACTTTGTGAGGGAAGtccaagggggaaattcaAAGAGTCCCACATCTGTGCAGTTGCCCGTGTGCAGATGGGTAGACCAGCACGTGCGCGAAAATACAGTCGTGTGAGGGTGACTACACGTTAGTGCCCACATGGGGACAGCCAGGTGGAGGCAGCCACGCTAGGCACGACAAACGCGGAGCTCGCGGGAAGCTTGCCCCTCCAACGAGAGGAAGTCTCCCACCAAGTTTTTCGCTTCATAAGAGGcatcaaaaaaagaaaaaaagaaaaaagaaaaataaaatgataaaaaataagggaaagaagaaaaaagatgCGAGCAAGTCAAAGAAAGCCCCAGGCGCACTCAACAAAAAGACAGCCCCCTCGGTACGTCCAAGAACATGACAACACAGCGAGAAGCATGCATGGTGTGCACAATTGACATATGAGCGGTGGGTACACATAActatttgcccttttttttttggtagaAAAGCGCGCCAAGTGAAAAGCTAAACCATAAGCCCCCCACGATCTTGCGGTGGATAGATTTGCTGAGAAATTTGAAGGTGCGTCGGAGAGAAAGTGGAGGAGCGGCGTGGTCGGGGTGACTCAAAGGGGGCCCCGCTGCTGCATGCTCGTAGGTGCCCTACTCACACTAATGCACTTTTGCGTGGTGATGCCCTCCCCCCAGCTGAAGCAactgaagaaaaacataGACGAGGAAATTAACAACCACGAGATTAACAAAAACATCAATGACAAGTTGCTGCTCTTTCTGAACGACGagctggaggaggaagccATTTTCGACCAAATCGAGGagctaaaaaatgggaagctcAGTATGCTGGTTGACATTCACAAACAAAATATGACCAACTTGCAGAGGCAGTTTGAGGAGGACATAAGCAAGCTGTTTCTGCACTTTGAGGAAGACCGGGAGATTCTGCTGGGCAACCGGAACAGCATCGTCCACAacataaatttgttttacaCCCAGGTGGGGCAAGCGGATGGGAAAACGGCTGGGCAAGCGGATGGGAAAACGGCTGGGCAAGCGGATGGGAAAACGGCTGGGCAAGCGGCTCGATAAGCACCAGCTACACGCCAGCTGCACGACTGCTACACAACAGCTACGCACCGGATAACTGggccaccccccccccccccctcgcgcaGATTGAAGAAAGCCAGAAGACGAGGAAGGCGGAGCTGCAAAGGGAAGAGTTCGAGATGATGGACGAGCTTTACAAAAACTACATCGCGGAGAGGTACATCTCCAATTACAAATTTGAGCAGTTCAAAGAGAAAAGCGAAACGAGGTTCAGCAGCCTCCTCATCGAAAATAGAAAGGCGCTGGAGGAGGCCAGCAGGAGCTACAACTCTATTAGGGAGAAGTACGAGCGGAGTAGGGGCAACCTCTGCACGAAGGAGCGAGAGGTAGGGGAGTGAGCAGTGTGCGCGATGAGCAATGAGCAGTTTTCGCGATGATCAGCTTGCCTAGCAAATTTGAACTCCCCCTTGCCACTCATCGGCACGTTCCCCTTTAAGAGTGGGAAAACGCGCCAAAACGTGTACGTGGTTTGTTTCCCCATTTATATCCCCTTTCTCCCCCGCCGCCCCCTTGGAAGGTGCACGACCTGGAACTGAAAATCGACAGCTGGAAATTGAAGCTGGAGAATGAGATCAAGGTGGGCACTGAGCAATGTGAGGGTCAAGTCCAGTGGCTCCAATCGACGGGGGCACTGTAGACGTTGTCCCCTCCCACCTCTGACGTCTCCCCCCACCGCAAGGCAGATTTACGAAATGCAAATCGAGCGACTGCGAAATGAGAAGACCCAACTGCTCAACCACATCAGGGCCATCAAGATGATCCTCCAAAAGTTGAAGtgagtcaaaaaaaaaaaaaaaaaaaaaaaagaacacctGGAATGATAGCAAAAGGGCGGTTATTCCTTCTGATTACACATCGATCAATGGATGCCCAAGGGTGGAACTGCATAGGCAGACACATCTGCGCAGATAAGCATAAAAATCTTACTACCCCCCTCCGCTGCAAACCCGTCAGGCATAACGACAAGCAGCGCCTTATCGACATCACCGTGAGCTCAAGCAAATGCATAAACGTGTTGGAGGAAAACATTTCTTTGGCAAATAAATTGATAAACACGAACAACTTGTGCAGGTgggttttttccccaaaaggggagcatcCTCATGTGTGGCACGTCGGATGTGCTCGCTTCTGTGCGAACCGCTCTGCAGTAATACACGCACAGGTTGA
Above is a genomic segment from Plasmodium vivax chromosome 5, whole genome shotgun sequence containing:
- a CDS encoding hypothetical protein, conserved (encoded by transcript PVX_090035A), which codes for MNLPHDIIPSNANENLIPRNVDAKNRYKRPPFSGMDISSHLSILPFPQYNANFLFTNDTKLKMYKNKVFGIPIDITDLREKSKHFNNTIGGSDNGRRNLTYQMVAKNDVQEKAKHIYQPAIPKTAFALQLLKRNMKGTCGMYLEKCKRVIIFDLDDTLIPTNWIRSFLLTRCAVSYKQGIKELKKEIQLNKKCNFESVACSVIHLAMSLSHTVFIVTNARSDKWIETVRWLFPRFSKLLLYCQIPIIRTDQQMEPSPLNVHEYFRFWMSAKKKKFDDILKQHCTLYRPYISNKIDFISLGDTDFEEVATYELQLANTGLINRAFNVKVQAGLSLEDFTGQLKLIQVALSIIAKGSYAYKYLALSGSVQIKM
- a CDS encoding hypothetical protein, conserved (encoded by transcript PVX_090040A) — protein: MIKNKGKKKKDASKSKKAPGALNKKTAPSKSAPSEKLNHKPPTILRWIDLLRNLKLKQLKKNIDEEINNHEINKNINDKLLLFLNDELEEEAIFDQIEELKNGKLSMLVDIHKQNMTNLQRQFEEDISKLFLHFEEDREILLGNRNSIVHNINLFYTQIEESQKTRKAELQREEFEMMDELYKNYIAERYISNYKFEQFKEKSETRFSSLLIENRKALEEASRSYNSIREKYERSRGNLCTKEREVHDLELKIDSWKLKLENEIKIYEMQIERLRNEKTQLLNHIRAIKMILQKLKHNDKQRLIDITVSSSKCINVLEENISLANKLINTNNLCRRYETEREKIASSLDVASTEGEVGPVDPEGGESTADMQKKNEEQAQLLENFFRRKNKTILDIILLKKELHALRKKNKEYTKVIDDLENKLSLNKKVKFKQSDFVVRSAL